TCCCACGAGAAAGGATTCTCGCCATGACCACGATTTTTCCTTTGGCGTGGTGGATTGTTTGTTCTATCCAATTGCTGGGACTGGGAAGCGCGGCCCTGGTGCGGATGAGCACCGGTACCATTCTGGAATATTGGGGTCAAACGTTCTTTTTTAGCAACCTTTTGGTATGTGGCATGACCACCGGTTATGCCGTGCTGCTAAGCTCGGGCTGGTGGATGGTGTCCGGCGGGGTCTTTGCCGCGATGGTCCTGGTCGCGCTTGTGGATTTTCGGCCCAATCGGCTGAAGCTGTAATTGGCCGCGGGGTCGATATTCTAACGCGACGCGCGAAGATCATTCGTTGACCAAGCATTTGCGGGCCAAGAACGCTTAACCCTGTGTGGGCCAAAGGCCCGATTCATGATGCAAGTAGCCTAGGGGTCGGGAGTGGCTGGCGGTGCAAGCTTACACGAATCGTCAGTAAACATAGCCGGCTACTTCTTAGATTACCAAGATTTCCGGAACTCCGTTGGAGTTCGGGATCACTTTTTTGCCCGCTAACCCAGGGTAGTCGCTGCGCTCCAACCGCTGGGCTATGTTCCAAAACCGCTTCGCGGTATCCATGTACCGCAACGCGGTTGCGCAACTCAGCCCAGGGTTACCGCGGAGCGGTTACCCTGGGAATAGTGCTCCCGACCCCGTGGTAATCCAATCCCCCGGGTTACGGGCAAAAGCCCGCACCACGTTTATCCGTGCCAATCCGTGGCTCTGTCATTCCATTCTTTTCATCAAAAATCGGCATCTGGCCAATGGCCGCGATCTGCTTCGCTCACGCTGCGGAATCTGATATAATCGCCCCCATATTCGAAAACCGCTTTGTCATACGGCTTGTTCATCACTTTGGGGTAGTTCGCCTTGGCCGCCAAAACCACTCGCACGGCAAATTCTCTTCCCGCCGAGGTCCTGCTGTACACCGATGGCGGCTGCAGCGGCAATCCCGGCCCCGGAGGTTGGGCGTTTATTTTGCGGCATCCCGCCACCGGCAAGGAATTGGAACAAGCCGGCGCCGAACCCAACACCACCAACAACCGGATGGAGCTAACCGCCGTGGTCATGGGTCTATCCGTCCTCAAACGTCCCACACGGGTAGAATTGTTTACCGATAGCGAATACGTCCGCAAGGGGCTGTCCGAATGGATGGCCAAATGGAAAGCCAACGGTTGGAAACGTAAAGAGGGACAGCAGTGGAAAGAGGTAAAAAACGAGGATTTGTGGCGAAAATTGGATGGTTTGATTTTGTGCCACGAGTTGACGTATACTCGCGTGGCGGGCCATAGCGGCCATCCCGAAAATGACCGCTGCGACGAATTAGCCGTCGCCGCCTATCAAAAATACTTACGCTAAACGACCATTCAAACAAATCAGCTCATTCCGTTTGCCGCTCGGGAGCATAGCTTGAGTCGGCAATTTGCTTCGTCCGCCGCCGTGCAACTTGTATCACCTAGCGCGAACTTTGTCCGCAAGTTAAGGGCTTTTGTGTTGAATGTTTGTAGGCAACGCCATAAATCGGGCCGTTGGCCCTTCCCTATTCACTGAATATAAACCTAGGGCGACGCTGCGCTTGCCCTAGGCTGGGATAGGTCGGGCCGTTGGCCCGCAAAGAGTCAATCGCTTTTGACCAGCAACTGCTTGCATAACGGAAAGTATTCGCGCAACTCAAAGAATTCAACGATTAGTCATACGGGGACTCCCCATGTCCGCCCCATATTTTCAGTCGGATGCTCCGGGGGAAGCCGCGCCACCCCCCCCTACCCCGGCCGAACGCTTGGCCACGCCGGTCGAGTACCTGCGCGGTTGCGGACGGGAACGCGCGCAGGTCCTGGCCAAATTGGGCATTCACTCCGTGGGGCGGTTGTTATTTCATTTTCCCCGCGACTACCAGGATTACCGCGATTTAATCCCCATTGCCGAATTAAAGGCCGATACCACGGCCAGCGTGCGCGGCACTGTCAGCGAGGTGAGCGAACGCCTGACAAAATCCGGCACCCGCATGTTAGGCGTGCTGATTACCGATGGCACCCACGCCCTGCGGGCGCTGTGGTTCAATCAACCGTATTTAAAGCCCAAATTTCGCAACGGTCAAAGCGTGCTATTGTCCGGAAAAGTAAAGCTAAGCGGCATGCGTTGGGAAATGGCCCACCCCCGGATTCAATGGTTGGAAGAAGACGAAAATGTCTCCCAGGGGCGAATGCTCCCCGTGTATCCCCTGTCAGAAGGGATCACCCAGGGTCAAATGCGGTATTTATTGCGCGTGGCGGTGGAGGCCTATGCGCACGACATGGACGAGGTCTTTCCCGCGGAGCTGCTCCAGCGGTGGGATTTGTTACCTATCGCCACCGCGCTGCGGCAAATTCATTGGCCGGAAAATCCCGCCGAGCTAGAGCAAGCGCAGCGGCGGTTTGTGTTTCAAGAGTTATTGGTGTTGCAGCTAGCCCTGGCCCTGCGCCGCCAAGCGCAGCATATCCAGTTGCATTCGCCGGCGTTGCCGCTCTCGGCCAAAATTGACGCTCGGATTCGCCGGTTGTTTCCCTTTGAGCTGACCGCCGCGCAGGATCAGGCCATTCGCGAAATCGCCGCCGACCTGGGACGCACGGTCCCTATGAACCGCCTGTTACAGGGAGACGTGGGAAGCGGCAAAACCATTGTCGCCGTGTATGCCATGCTGCTGGCGGTGGCCCACGGTTATCAGGCGGTCCTCATGGCTCCGACCGAAGTCTTGGCCCGCCAGCACGCCCGCACCCTGGCGCGGCTCTTATCCGGCAGCCAGGTCCGCGCGGGACTATTGACCGGCACGCTGACACCCCAGGAACGGAGCGCCACCGTGGCGTCAATTCAAGCGGGGGAAACATCGATCATTATTGGCACGCAGGCGGTGCTAAGCGAGGATGTCCGCTTTCAGCGGTTGGGCCTGGTCGTCATTGACGAGCAGCACAAATTTGGCGTGAGGCAGCGCTCGGGGCTGCGGCAAGCGGGTCAAAACCCGCATTATTTGGTAATGACCGCCACGCCCATTCCGCGGACGATCACGATGTCGCTCTATGGCGATCTGGACACCAGCACCATTCGCGAAGCCCCCCCCGGCCGACAGGCAATGTACACCTACGTGGGAACAGCGGATAAACGGCCGCGGTGGTGGGACTTTGTGCGCAAAAAATTTAGCGAAGGACGCCAGGGGTATTTTGTCACTCCGCTGGTGGAGGAGTCCGAAAACTGGGACGCCGCCAGCCTCAACCGCGTGCATGGGGAATTGGCCCAGGGGGAGTTGCGCGACTACCGACTGGGTATTTTACACGGCAGGATGAGTTCCCACGATAAAGACCAAACTATGCGGGCGTTTGCCGCGGGCCAACTGGATGGATTGGTCTGCACCAGCGTGGTAGAGGTGGGCGTGGATATCCCCAATGCGACGCTCATGACGATTTACGACGCCGAGCGGTTTGGCCTATCGCAATTGCACCAGTTGCGGGGGCGGGTGCATCGGGGTAAATATCCGGGCTATTGCTGTTTGTTGCCCGGCACCGACGAACTGACCGAGGAAGCGGCCAAGCGTCTGCAGGCGATGGTGGACACGTATGACGGCTTTGCCCTGGCGGAGGTGGACTTTGACCTGCGCGGGCCGGGGGAGCTGTTTGGCACAAAGCAACATGGGCTTCCCCCGTTTTATGTGGCGGATTTGCAACGCGACCGGATTCTGGTCATGGAAGCCCGCGCCGCCGCGCAACAACTGGCCAGCGTCGATCAAGGCCTACAACTGCCCGAACATGCCAAACTGCGCAAAAAAGTCCTGGAAAAGTACGGCCGCGACCTGGACCTGGGCGATGTGGGCTAGAGTGGAGAAGTGGAGTTTGGAGGAATAGAGGGTGGAGTAAGAGAGTAGTGGAATACGCAAGTATTCCGGCAGGAAATACGCAAGTATTCCGCCGACGAGTGGCGGGGGCGCGTATGCACCCCCCCGTGGGCAAAATCATCACTTAGCAGGATCTTGCCCGAGCCGCTTGTCGTGATACGCCTCTCAACCACAACACAAATTTGGCTAGTCCCCGCATGAAAAATCTCATTTTAAATTTTTAATTCTTCATTTTTAATTGCCCGAATGCTAGAACTGTCCCCGATGCTGATACCAGCTATCCCATTCCTGGTAAGTATCGATGGTGTTGCCGACACGGATGGTATTGCGCACTTGGCGTAAGCCGCTATTAAAGTATTCACCCGTGTAGCGCGTGAACATCGGCCCCCCCACCGGCCGCGGTTGGCCCACCTGGACCGGGACGACGGGATTATGCGAATAGTACGAACGGTGATAAAACCAGTCCGCCGCTGGCGCGGATGCCGCGCAAGCAAAGGAAAGGAACAAGGCTGCGATCAAGGTGCGAATCATGGGGAGTGGAGCGGGGAGGTTGGAGGAGTGAAGTGATGGAGTAGGGGGAGTAAGTTTTTTGAAACTGCTTGTGGCGGAATTAGACCCTCAATAAGCCGTCTCTGGAGAAGTGTGGAAAGTGGAATTCAAAATGCCGAATGCCTTTCACAATTCTTCATTTTTAATTCTCAATTTTTCATTGCCTATGGCCGGACCACTACCAGGTAATCCAGATTCTCGTCGTTGGCTTCTTTAGCGGCTAGCTTTGGGTCGTAAACGTAATACTCACCAGGGGCCAATTCCGGGAGCGTGATTGAGTCTTCTGTCAGGGTTTTGGCAAATTCCTTTACCGTGCGCGGCGCTCTCCCTTTTTCCGCTCGATAGGCTTTGATCTTTTTTTGCACATTCATCAGTCGGGTCTTGGTGTCGGCATTCCCGATTTGGTTGGTAAAAGTTTCCAAGGCCCCCGTTGATTTTTCGTGTAAAGCCGTGAACGCGTCTTCCGACACCACTTTCTTAACTTCGTTTGGCAGGAGCACCGGCGCGCCGATGCCCAGTTCTTCTTTCAGCTTATCCAGTTTGGCCAACACATCCTCTGGCAAGGTGGATGAAGGCAGGGGAGGCGGGGTCTCGCCCATGTCCATTGGAGTTTCTTCGGTGGTGGTTGCTGTCGGGACCACGGCCCCCGGCAGGTCGGGATTGACCGAGCTTTGTTCGTAGCCTCCTTTGTAGGTGGCTTGTTCCGGCGGCTTGGCTGATTTTGGATCCGGGGCGGCGAAGGGCGTTCCCGTGCGGCGGCTCCCTTCGCATCCGAGGCAGAGGGGCAAAATTGCCAAAATTCCCACAAATAGCGGCCAAACGTGACGGGGCATGACCTGATCCTTTGTTTGCAAAGTGCAAGTTTTAGTATAATTGCCAGCGGAAAATTTCTCTCCTGGCAGCCAAAAATCCACAAAAAAGTTACTTGTTACGATCGTTATAAACGGATGTTGGAGGAATGGAGTAGTGGAGTTAAATTCTTTGCATTTCCGCACCCCTGCCCCCCTGCTCCACCGCCCCCCTGCTCCTCCGCTCCCTAGCATCCCGCGTCCCGCCCACTACCTCACGCCCATTGCCAATCACGCATCACATCGCACATTGCTGATTTGGTCAATTCAAAGTGCAGCGGTGTCACGGTGACATAACCAGCGGCCAGGGCCGTGATGTCGGTTTCGTGCGTGGCGGGGGGCGGGGCGGTCTCGTTCGCCGCCCAAAAGTAGGGTCGCCCCTTGGGATCAAAGCGTTTTTCAAAGGTTTCGCCGTACCGCTGCACGCCCATCGGGACCACGCGAACGCCGCGATAGTCAGTCAGCGCCGCCGTGGGGAGATTGATATTGAATAGTTCCGGGGTGGCGGGTTTTTGGTCCAAGATATTTTTTATCAGGCGCACCGCGACGGCGGCGGCGCGGTCGAATTGCGCGTGTTCATCGTATTCCAATGAGACGGCGATGCTGGTGATGCCATAAAACGCCCCTTCAATCGCGGCGGCCACCGTTCCCGAATACAGCACATTAATGCCGGCGTTCAGGCCGCCATTGATGCCGCTCACGACCAGATCGGGGCGGCGTGGCGAAAACTCATAGACTCCCAGTTTGACACAATCGGCGGGGCTGCCATCCACCGCCCAGCCGCGGCGGCGCGGACCATCAAAGACCTCCTTGGCCGTCAAGGGAGTCAGAAACGTAATGGAGTGCCCTACCCCGCTTTGTTCCGTCGCGGGCGCGCACAGGCATATATCCCCCAGCGGCTGTAACGCTCGCTCAAGCGCGAGCAACCCCGGGGCGTAGATGCCGTCATCATTGGTAAGTAATATTTGCAAAGCCATGGAAGGGGTATCTTAAAGTTGTAAAAAATTCTTGCGGAATCGCTAAACCCTGATTTTACCGGCATTGCTTGCGGCTCTCAATGGATTTCAGCGAATGTGGCTCCTTTGTGATTGGCAACAATCTGGGTAAGGCGAATATTTGCCCGTGTATCCAGTCGTTGTGGTGTGGAATCTTCCCCGGCTTTCAGGCGCGACCTCCTAGCTACGGCGACGCCTTTGGCGTAAAATGCCGAATTGGTTGAAATTCTCGTTTGCCGCATCCCTATGGCCACTCCGATTCTTGACCCGCTTTCTTCCTCCGTCGCTCCCGATCAGGCCGAACGGATTTTGGTCTTTGACTTTGGTTCGCAACTGGCCCAGTTAATCGCCCGCCGCGTGCGTGAACAGCACGTCTATTGCGAGATTGTCCGCCACGACCTTCCCGCGGCCCGCGTGCACGAGCTGGCCCCGCGGGGAATCATCCTTAGTGGCGGACCGATGAGCGTGTACGAACCCGGCGCGCCCCGTATCGACCCCGCTATTTTTGACCTGGGCATTCCCGTCCTGGGCATTTGTTACGGCATGCAACTGCTGTGCGATGTGCTGGGAGGCCGCGTGGAAAGCGCCCCCGCCCGGGAGTATGGGCGGGCCGTTTGCCAGATTGTCCTGGCGGAGGATCTGCTACACGGATTTCCGTCGGAAATGGAAGTCTGGATGAGTCATGGCGATCAAGTCAGCCGTGTCAGCGACGACTTTGTCCCCCTCGCCCGCACCGCCACTTGCCCCATCACCGCTGTCAAACACCGCCAGCGGCCGATCTATGGCCTGCAGTTTCATCCCGAAGTCACGCACACCCCCCGTGGAACGGAAATCCTGGCAAATTTTCTCGCTCGCGTCTGCGGTTGCACCGGTCAATGGCGGCTGGAGGATTTTGCGACGCGAACCATCAAGCAATTGCAACAACGCGTGGGCGATAGCCGTGTGATTTGTGGACTGAGCGGCGGCGTTGATTCCGCGGTGGTCGCGGCGCTGTTGGCCCAGGCCATCGGCCCGCGTTTATCATGCATTTTGGTCGATAACGGCCTCTTGCGTAAAAACGAGGCCGCCGCGGTCATCCGTGAATTTACCACGCATTTTAAGACGGATTTGCACGTTG
The Pirellulales bacterium DNA segment above includes these coding regions:
- the rnhA gene encoding ribonuclease HI; translation: MAAKTTRTANSLPAEVLLYTDGGCSGNPGPGGWAFILRHPATGKELEQAGAEPNTTNNRMELTAVVMGLSVLKRPTRVELFTDSEYVRKGLSEWMAKWKANGWKRKEGQQWKEVKNEDLWRKLDGLILCHELTYTRVAGHSGHPENDRCDELAVAAYQKYLR
- the recG gene encoding ATP-dependent DNA helicase RecG; translated protein: MSAPYFQSDAPGEAAPPPPTPAERLATPVEYLRGCGRERAQVLAKLGIHSVGRLLFHFPRDYQDYRDLIPIAELKADTTASVRGTVSEVSERLTKSGTRMLGVLITDGTHALRALWFNQPYLKPKFRNGQSVLLSGKVKLSGMRWEMAHPRIQWLEEDENVSQGRMLPVYPLSEGITQGQMRYLLRVAVEAYAHDMDEVFPAELLQRWDLLPIATALRQIHWPENPAELEQAQRRFVFQELLVLQLALALRRQAQHIQLHSPALPLSAKIDARIRRLFPFELTAAQDQAIREIAADLGRTVPMNRLLQGDVGSGKTIVAVYAMLLAVAHGYQAVLMAPTEVLARQHARTLARLLSGSQVRAGLLTGTLTPQERSATVASIQAGETSIIIGTQAVLSEDVRFQRLGLVVIDEQHKFGVRQRSGLRQAGQNPHYLVMTATPIPRTITMSLYGDLDTSTIREAPPGRQAMYTYVGTADKRPRWWDFVRKKFSEGRQGYFVTPLVEESENWDAASLNRVHGELAQGELRDYRLGILHGRMSSHDKDQTMRAFAAGQLDGLVCTSVVEVGVDIPNATLMTIYDAERFGLSQLHQLRGRVHRGKYPGYCCLLPGTDELTEEAAKRLQAMVDTYDGFALAEVDFDLRGPGELFGTKQHGLPPFYVADLQRDRILVMEARAAAQQLASVDQGLQLPEHAKLRKKVLEKYGRDLDLGDVG
- the surE gene encoding 5'/3'-nucleotidase SurE — translated: MALQILLTNDDGIYAPGLLALERALQPLGDICLCAPATEQSGVGHSITFLTPLTAKEVFDGPRRRGWAVDGSPADCVKLGVYEFSPRRPDLVVSGINGGLNAGINVLYSGTVAAAIEGAFYGITSIAVSLEYDEHAQFDRAAAVAVRLIKNILDQKPATPELFNINLPTAALTDYRGVRVVPMGVQRYGETFEKRFDPKGRPYFWAANETAPPPATHETDITALAAGYVTVTPLHFELTKSAMCDVMRDWQWA
- the guaA gene encoding glutamine-hydrolyzing GMP synthase; its protein translation is MATPILDPLSSSVAPDQAERILVFDFGSQLAQLIARRVREQHVYCEIVRHDLPAARVHELAPRGIILSGGPMSVYEPGAPRIDPAIFDLGIPVLGICYGMQLLCDVLGGRVESAPAREYGRAVCQIVLAEDLLHGFPSEMEVWMSHGDQVSRVSDDFVPLARTATCPITAVKHRQRPIYGLQFHPEVTHTPRGTEILANFLARVCGCTGQWRLEDFATRTIKQLQQRVGDSRVICGLSGGVDSAVVAALLAQAIGPRLSCILVDNGLLRKNEAAAVIREFTTHFKTDLHVVEAEELFLSRLAGVTDPQEKRRRIGRAFIDCFQAEAAQISGVKFLAQGTLYPDVIESGAAIDGPAATIKLHHNVGGLPEVLGFELIEPLRDLFKDEVRRLGTQLGLPDEIVWRHPFPGPGLAVRCLGEVTQTRLNKLREADAIVIEEIKAAKLYRRTAQVFAVLLPVQSVGVMGDARTYEDTLAVRAVETEDFMTADWSRLPYDVLARISTRIINEVQGINRVVYDISSKPPATIEWE